One genomic segment of Streptomyces sp. TLI_146 includes these proteins:
- the orn gene encoding oligoribonuclease produces MNDRMVWIDCEMTGLSLADDALIEVAALVTDSELNVLGEGVDIVIRPPDAALETMPEVVREMHTASGLLDELAGGTTLADAEAQVLAYVREHVKEPGKAPLCGNSVGTDRGFLSRDMKALEEYLHYRIVDVSSVKELARRWYPRAYFNSPDKNGNHRALADIRESIAELRYYREAIFVAQPGPDSDTAKSIAAKHVLPAE; encoded by the coding sequence ATGAACGACCGCATGGTGTGGATCGACTGCGAGATGACCGGGCTCTCGCTGGCGGACGACGCACTTATCGAGGTGGCCGCCCTGGTCACCGACTCGGAGCTGAACGTGCTCGGTGAAGGGGTGGACATCGTGATCCGTCCCCCGGACGCCGCGCTGGAGACCATGCCGGAGGTGGTGCGCGAGATGCACACCGCCTCCGGGCTCCTCGACGAGCTGGCCGGCGGCACCACGCTGGCCGACGCCGAGGCGCAGGTCCTGGCGTACGTCCGCGAGCATGTGAAGGAGCCGGGCAAGGCACCGCTGTGCGGGAACTCGGTCGGCACCGACCGCGGCTTCCTGTCGCGGGACATGAAGGCCCTGGAGGAGTACCTCCACTACCGGATCGTGGACGTCTCCTCGGTGAAGGAGCTCGCCCGCCGCTGGTACCCGAGGGCGTACTTCAACAGTCCGGACAAGAACGGCAACCACCGCGCGCTCGCGGACATCCGTGAATCCATCGCGGAGCTCCGCTACTACCGCGAGGCGATCTTCGTCGCCCAGCCGGGCCCGGACTCGGACACGGCGAAGTCGATCGCGGCGAAGCACGTCCTGCCTGCGGAGTAA
- a CDS encoding carbohydrate ABC transporter permease, which produces MRSASDTGAAEPGGGGGPAVVAAAPAGAGAPGGDRVAAADPVGPAEARRRERRSRRYRRDVRWSPYALVAPFFLFFAAFGLFPLLYTGWASLHQVELTAPNEMHWVGLRNFSRLLSDEFFWNALRNTFTIGVISTVPQLMIALGIAHLLNYKLRGSMFFRVAVLTPYATSVAAATLVFVLLFGRDYGMVNWALGQLGWGPVDWQNGTWTSQFAVSTIVVWRWTGYNALIYLAAMQAIPPDLYESAALDGASRWQQFRHVTVPSLRPTILFTCVVSTIGATQLFGEPLLFNGGAGATGGSDHQFQTLGLYLYEQGWVNLHLGRASAIAWTMFLILLLIGAANWLISRALRKETT; this is translated from the coding sequence GTGAGGAGCGCGAGCGATACGGGGGCGGCGGAGCCGGGCGGGGGCGGCGGCCCGGCCGTGGTGGCCGCGGCCCCCGCGGGGGCCGGCGCCCCGGGCGGGGACCGCGTGGCCGCCGCCGACCCGGTCGGCCCCGCCGAGGCGCGGCGGCGCGAACGCCGCAGCCGGCGCTACCGGCGCGATGTGCGCTGGAGCCCGTACGCCCTCGTCGCGCCCTTCTTCCTCTTCTTCGCCGCGTTCGGGCTCTTCCCGCTCCTCTATACGGGCTGGGCCTCGCTGCACCAGGTCGAGCTGACCGCGCCCAACGAGATGCACTGGGTCGGGCTGCGCAACTTCTCCCGGCTCCTGTCCGACGAGTTCTTCTGGAACGCGCTGCGCAACACCTTCACCATCGGCGTCATCTCCACCGTCCCCCAACTCATGATCGCCCTCGGTATCGCGCATCTGCTCAACTACAAGCTGCGCGGCTCGATGTTCTTCCGGGTCGCGGTCCTCACCCCGTACGCCACCAGCGTCGCGGCGGCCACCCTGGTCTTCGTCCTCCTCTTCGGGCGCGACTACGGCATGGTCAACTGGGCGCTCGGGCAGCTCGGATGGGGTCCCGTCGACTGGCAGAACGGCACCTGGACCTCGCAGTTCGCCGTCTCCACCATCGTGGTGTGGCGCTGGACCGGCTACAACGCGCTCATCTATCTGGCCGCGATGCAGGCCATCCCGCCCGACCTGTACGAGTCCGCCGCACTCGACGGGGCCTCGCGCTGGCAGCAGTTCCGGCACGTCACCGTGCCCTCGCTGCGGCCGACCATCCTGTTCACCTGCGTCGTGTCCACGATCGGCGCGACCCAGCTGTTCGGCGAGCCGCTGCTCTTCAACGGCGGCGCCGGGGCCACCGGCGGCTCCGACCACCAGTTCCAGACGCTCGGCCTCTATCTGTACGAGCAGGGCTGGGTGAACCTCCACCTCGGCCGGGCCTCCGCGATCGCCTGGACGATGTTCCTGATCCTGCTGCTGATCGGCGCCGCGAACTGGCTGATCTCGCGCGCCCTGCGCAAGGAGACGACGTGA
- a CDS encoding helix-turn-helix transcriptional regulator: MPISPSSSAQAARKLVAGRLRDIRKEAGLTVSELAARCGWHHSKTSRIENARTAPTAADIRLWCEAGGAAVEAPGLIAQSLNAESMYSEWRLQLRNGLKQLQDSWVQFFHETQLFRVYSATLVPGLVQTEGYVTALFERIAEFREIPDESEAAARARVERSRVIHEPGHRFVLLVEESALHYRMGQEEAMAAQLGYLLTAGALPSVSLGVIPMATRERALWPMETFHVYDDTFVSVELLSAQVNVTQPNEVALYLKAFEQLRTMAVYGPDARALVLKAIEALG; the protein is encoded by the coding sequence ATGCCCATCTCGCCGTCGTCCTCGGCGCAGGCCGCCCGCAAGCTCGTCGCCGGGCGGCTCCGCGACATCCGCAAGGAGGCCGGGCTGACGGTCTCGGAGCTGGCTGCCCGGTGTGGCTGGCATCACTCGAAGACCTCCCGTATCGAGAACGCCCGTACCGCGCCGACGGCGGCGGACATACGACTGTGGTGCGAGGCGGGCGGCGCGGCCGTTGAGGCACCCGGGCTGATCGCCCAGTCCCTCAACGCCGAGTCCATGTACAGCGAGTGGCGCCTCCAACTGCGCAACGGGCTCAAGCAGCTCCAGGACAGCTGGGTGCAGTTCTTCCACGAGACGCAGCTGTTCCGGGTGTACTCGGCCACCCTGGTGCCGGGGCTCGTACAGACCGAGGGGTACGTCACGGCGCTGTTCGAGCGGATCGCGGAGTTCCGGGAGATCCCCGACGAGTCGGAGGCGGCCGCCAGGGCACGGGTCGAGCGGTCCCGGGTGATCCATGAGCCGGGCCACAGGTTCGTCCTGCTCGTCGAGGAGTCGGCGCTCCACTACCGGATGGGGCAGGAGGAGGCGATGGCCGCACAGCTCGGCTATCTGCTGACCGCCGGTGCGCTGCCGTCCGTCTCGCTCGGGGTGATCCCGATGGCCACGAGGGAGAGGGCGCTGTGGCCGATGGAGACCTTCCATGTGTACGACGACACGTTCGTGTCGGTGGAACTGCTGTCGGCCCAGGTAAACGTCACCCAGCCGAACGAGGTCGCCCTCTACCTGAAAGCCTTCGAACAGCTCCGCACCATGGCCGTCTACGGCCCAGACGCCCGCGCCCTCGTCCTCAAGGCCATCGAAGCCCTGGGCTGA
- a CDS encoding MerR family transcriptional regulator: MTASTTWKVGPLAEASGLTVRTLHHWDTIGLLSPSRRTPGGHREYTEDDIVRLYQVLALRGLGLGLESIAVCLDSGVDPTRVLRDHRASVEEALAGLDALRERLVRIEDEVAAGRAPTTEAVLAALRATGAAGPAAERVLRRHLDDEQMRTLGDHAAALGPTAHYLLEVEWPALYRRAEALRTAGTPPTAAPVRKLVARMDELSALFSGGDTTISTGVRTAWRTDPAALSGEATARPGQWDNLADYLDAARKGEGA; the protein is encoded by the coding sequence ATGACCGCTTCCACCACCTGGAAGGTGGGCCCGCTGGCCGAGGCCAGCGGGCTGACCGTCCGCACACTGCACCACTGGGACACCATCGGGCTGCTCTCGCCCTCGCGCCGCACGCCGGGCGGGCACCGGGAGTACACCGAGGACGACATCGTCCGCCTCTACCAGGTGCTCGCCCTGCGCGGCCTGGGCCTCGGCCTGGAGTCGATCGCCGTCTGCCTGGACTCCGGGGTCGACCCGACCCGGGTGCTGCGCGACCACCGCGCGAGCGTGGAAGAGGCGCTGGCGGGGCTCGACGCGCTGCGCGAGCGGCTGGTCCGCATCGAGGACGAGGTCGCCGCGGGGCGGGCGCCGACGACCGAGGCGGTGCTGGCCGCGCTGCGCGCGACCGGGGCGGCGGGCCCGGCGGCCGAGCGGGTGCTGCGGCGCCATCTGGACGACGAGCAGATGCGCACCCTGGGGGACCACGCCGCCGCGCTCGGCCCGACCGCGCACTACCTCCTGGAGGTCGAGTGGCCCGCGCTGTACCGGCGGGCCGAGGCGCTGCGCACGGCCGGGACGCCGCCGACGGCCGCCCCGGTGCGGAAGCTGGTGGCGCGCATGGACGAGCTGAGTGCGCTGTTCAGCGGCGGGGACACGACGATCTCGACGGGCGTCCGGACGGCCTGGCGCACGGACCCGGCGGCCCTGAGCGGCGAGGCGACGGCCCGCCCCGGCCAGTGGGACAACCTGGCGGACTATCTGGATGCCGCGAGGAAGGGCGAAGGCGCATGA
- a CDS encoding glycoside hydrolase family 1 protein translates to MPDSAADSAASASTSAFDTFPPDFLWGAATSAYQIEGAVAEGGRTPSIWDTFCRTPGKVTGGDSGDVAVDHYHRWRDDIRLMADLNLTAYRFSVSWSRVQPTGRGPAVQRGLDFYRALVDGLLEQGIRPSLTLYHWDLPQELESAGGWPERDTAHRFADYAGLVAQALGDRVDMWTTLNEPWCSAFLGYGSGVHAPGRTDPVAALRAAHHLSLGHGLAARALRATLPKAAKLAISLNPSAVRARTQSPADLDARRRIDALANRVFTGPMFKGAYDEDLLRDTARLTDWSFVHDGDLSITKHPLDLLGINYYAPSVVSAATDNHPDTSPELRKPRPDGHGESAHSPWPGAGSVLFHQPPGELTAMNWSIDPTGLYDLLMRYTREAPGVPLMITENGAAYDDKPAPDGAVHDPDRIRYLHGHLAAVRRAMRDGADVRGYFLWSLLDNFEWAYGYGKRFGAVYVDYETQARTPKSSARWYEEVARTGVLPPALPEVPSEP, encoded by the coding sequence ATGCCCGACTCCGCCGCCGACTCCGCCGCCTCCGCCTCCACCTCCGCCTTCGACACCTTCCCGCCCGACTTCCTCTGGGGCGCCGCCACCTCCGCGTACCAGATCGAGGGCGCGGTCGCCGAGGGCGGCCGCACGCCGTCCATCTGGGACACCTTCTGCCGTACGCCCGGGAAGGTGACCGGCGGGGACAGCGGGGACGTCGCCGTCGACCACTACCACCGCTGGCGGGACGACATCCGGCTGATGGCGGACCTGAACCTCACGGCGTACCGCTTCTCGGTGTCCTGGTCGCGGGTGCAGCCGACCGGGCGCGGCCCCGCCGTACAGCGCGGGCTCGACTTCTACCGGGCGCTGGTGGACGGGCTCCTGGAGCAGGGCATCCGGCCCTCCCTCACGCTCTACCACTGGGACCTGCCGCAGGAGTTGGAGTCCGCGGGCGGCTGGCCCGAGCGGGACACCGCCCACCGGTTCGCGGACTACGCGGGGCTGGTCGCCCAGGCGCTCGGCGACCGGGTGGATATGTGGACCACCCTCAACGAGCCCTGGTGCAGCGCCTTCCTGGGATACGGCTCCGGCGTCCACGCACCCGGCCGCACCGATCCGGTGGCGGCGCTGCGGGCCGCGCACCACCTCAGCCTGGGCCACGGGCTCGCCGCGCGGGCGCTGCGCGCCACGCTGCCGAAGGCCGCGAAGCTGGCGATCAGCCTCAACCCGAGCGCGGTCAGGGCCCGCACCCAGTCGCCCGCCGACCTGGACGCGCGCCGCCGCATCGACGCGCTCGCCAACCGGGTGTTCACGGGGCCGATGTTCAAGGGCGCGTACGACGAGGACCTGCTGCGGGACACCGCGCGGCTCACCGACTGGTCGTTCGTCCACGACGGCGATCTGAGCATCACCAAGCACCCCCTCGATCTGCTGGGCATCAACTACTACGCACCCTCAGTTGTATCCGCCGCCACTGACAATCACCCCGACACCAGCCCTGAGCTGCGCAAACCCCGCCCGGACGGACACGGCGAGAGCGCGCATTCACCCTGGCCCGGCGCCGGATCCGTCCTGTTCCACCAGCCGCCGGGCGAGCTGACGGCCATGAACTGGTCGATCGACCCGACCGGCCTGTACGACCTGCTGATGCGCTATACGCGGGAGGCACCGGGCGTACCCCTGATGATCACGGAGAACGGCGCCGCGTACGACGACAAGCCTGCCCCCGACGGCGCGGTGCACGACCCGGACCGCATCCGCTATCTGCACGGCCACCTCGCGGCGGTGCGGCGGGCGATGCGGGACGGGGCGGACGTACGCGGGTACTTCCTGTGGTCGCTGCTGGACAACTTCGAGTGGGCGTACGGCTACGGCAAGCGGTTCGGCGCGGTGTACGTCGACTACGAGACGCAGGCCCGTACGCCCAAGTCCAGCGCGCGCTGGTACGAGGAGGTGGCGCGGACGGGGGTGCTGCCGCCGGCGCTGCCGGAGGTGCCGTCGGAGCCCTGA
- a CDS encoding carbohydrate ABC transporter permease, with amino-acid sequence MSAKTTAPAAPRSAHRSRPRSAHRAGRQLHGGRLAYAILILFTVGSLFPLVWTAVAASRSNERLAQTPPPFWFGGNLFKNLKIAWTDANMGTALLNTTIVAGSIALGTVFFSTLAGFAFAKLRFRFKNLLLLLVIGTMMIPPQLSVVPLYMVVAELSWTDQLQAVILPTLVSAFGVFFMRQFLIEALPTELIEAARVDGASSWRVVWHVVFPAARPAMAVLGMLTFVMAWNDFFWPIIALTQNGSPTVQVALTGLGRGYIPDQSVIMAGALLGTLPLLLAFVLFGKQIVGGIMQGAVKG; translated from the coding sequence GTGAGCGCCAAGACGACGGCCCCGGCCGCCCCCCGATCCGCCCACCGATCCCGCCCCCGATCCGCCCACCGCGCCGGGCGCCAACTGCACGGCGGACGGCTGGCGTACGCGATCCTCATCCTCTTCACCGTGGGCTCGCTCTTCCCTCTGGTGTGGACGGCGGTCGCCGCCTCCCGCAGCAACGAGCGGCTCGCCCAGACCCCTCCTCCCTTCTGGTTCGGCGGCAACCTCTTCAAGAACCTGAAGATCGCCTGGACCGACGCCAACATGGGCACGGCCCTGCTCAACACCACGATCGTGGCGGGCTCGATCGCGCTCGGCACGGTCTTCTTCTCCACGCTCGCCGGTTTCGCCTTCGCCAAGCTGCGGTTCCGCTTCAAGAACCTGCTGCTCCTGCTGGTGATCGGGACGATGATGATCCCGCCCCAGCTCAGCGTCGTCCCCCTCTACATGGTGGTGGCCGAGCTGTCCTGGACCGATCAGCTCCAGGCGGTCATCCTGCCGACCCTGGTCAGCGCCTTCGGGGTCTTCTTCATGCGGCAGTTCCTCATCGAGGCGCTGCCCACCGAGCTGATCGAGGCCGCCCGGGTGGACGGCGCGAGCAGCTGGCGGGTGGTGTGGCACGTGGTCTTCCCGGCCGCCCGGCCCGCGATGGCCGTCCTGGGCATGCTGACCTTCGTGATGGCCTGGAACGACTTCTTCTGGCCGATCATCGCGCTGACCCAGAACGGCAGCCCCACGGTGCAGGTGGCGCTCACCGGACTCGGCCGCGGCTACATCCCCGACCAGTCGGTCATCATGGCCGGCGCCCTCCTCGGCACCCTGCCCCTGCTGCTCGCGTTCGTGCTGTTCGGCAAGCAGATCGTGGGCGGGATCATGCAGGGCGCGGTGAAGGGGTGA
- a CDS encoding ABC transporter substrate-binding protein, which produces MRTRTRTRARARLSALAVVAALGASLLAGCADDGDSKDSSPGSGSSGGSGGGGAKTTLTVGVFGAFGLKEAGLYDAYMKLHPDIEIKQTSIERNENYYPQLLTHLGSGSGLADIQAVEINNIAEVTATQAGHLEDLGKVKGVDKDAFLPWKWGQATTKDGRTVGLGTDIGPQGICYRKDLFAAAGLPTDREAVGKLWAGNWQKYLAAGDRYKAKAPKGTAFVDSASGVLNAITGSGATRYYDADGKVVYKSNPAVKEAWSTAASFATHGLTAKLQQFQPSWDQGFANGSFATVSCPAWMLGYIQDKAGAAGKGKWDVAAAPKPSNWGGSFLVVPSAGKHRAQAAELAAWLTAPAQQATFFEKRGSFPSAKAAYALPAVANARHDYFGGAPIGQIFAKAAEGTPVQVLGPKDLIIAQNLADVGMLQVDQKGRSPEAGWNAAVKAIDNALDQ; this is translated from the coding sequence ATGCGTACGAGAACACGTACGAGAGCCCGCGCGCGGCTGTCGGCTCTCGCCGTCGTCGCCGCGCTCGGCGCCTCGCTGCTCGCGGGCTGCGCCGACGACGGCGACAGCAAGGACTCCTCGCCGGGCTCCGGCTCCTCCGGCGGCAGCGGGGGCGGCGGGGCGAAGACGACGCTCACGGTCGGCGTCTTCGGCGCCTTCGGCCTGAAGGAGGCCGGGCTCTACGACGCGTATATGAAGCTCCACCCGGACATCGAGATCAAGCAGACCTCGATCGAGCGGAACGAGAACTACTACCCGCAGCTGCTCACCCACCTCGGCTCCGGCAGCGGGCTCGCCGACATCCAGGCCGTCGAGATCAACAACATCGCCGAGGTCACCGCCACCCAGGCGGGGCACCTGGAGGACCTCGGCAAGGTGAAGGGCGTCGACAAGGACGCCTTCCTGCCCTGGAAGTGGGGGCAGGCCACCACCAAGGACGGCAGGACCGTCGGCCTCGGCACCGACATCGGGCCGCAGGGCATCTGCTACCGCAAGGACCTGTTCGCCGCCGCCGGGCTGCCCACCGACCGGGAGGCCGTGGGGAAGCTGTGGGCGGGCAACTGGCAGAAGTACCTGGCCGCCGGTGACCGCTACAAGGCGAAGGCGCCCAAGGGCACGGCCTTCGTCGACTCCGCGTCCGGCGTCCTGAACGCCATCACCGGCAGCGGCGCCACCCGCTACTACGACGCGGACGGGAAGGTCGTCTACAAGTCCAACCCGGCCGTGAAGGAGGCCTGGAGCACGGCGGCCTCGTTCGCCACGCACGGACTGACCGCCAAGTTGCAGCAGTTCCAGCCCAGTTGGGACCAGGGCTTCGCCAACGGCTCCTTCGCCACCGTCTCCTGCCCCGCCTGGATGCTCGGCTACATCCAGGACAAGGCGGGCGCAGCGGGCAAGGGCAAGTGGGATGTGGCGGCCGCGCCCAAGCCGTCCAACTGGGGCGGCTCGTTCCTGGTCGTCCCGTCGGCGGGCAAGCACCGCGCCCAGGCCGCCGAGCTCGCGGCCTGGCTCACCGCCCCGGCCCAGCAGGCCACGTTCTTCGAGAAGCGCGGCAGCTTCCCGAGCGCCAAGGCCGCGTACGCCCTGCCCGCCGTCGCGAACGCCCGCCACGACTACTTCGGCGGCGCCCCCATCGGGCAGATCTTCGCCAAGGCCGCCGAGGGCACCCCGGTGCAGGTCCTCGGCCCGAAGGACCTGATCATCGCGCAGAACCTCGCGGACGTCGGCATGCTCCAGGTCGACCAGAAGGGCCGCTCCCCCGAGGCGGGCTGGAACGCGGCGGTGAAGGCCATCGACAACGCGCTGGACCAGTGA
- a CDS encoding cellulose binding domain-containing protein, protein MTRTHRRRATGKTKAIGAVVAAAVIGGAAFALTGTAQAASVGAAYTKTSSWGGGYTGQYVVTNDSGKALADWTLEFDLPAGTKLSSLWNGEQTVKGQHVTVKPAAWDKNGLAPGASVTVGFVTNSTGTAGDPTGCLINQEKCSVDTGATPAPTGRPTTQPTPTAKPTPTSTPTKTTTPQPPTPGTTTRFAPYIDTSLYPAYDLVDTATKTGVKEFHLAFITSGGGCNPLWGGVSDLNSDAVAAQIGALRAKGGDVRVSFGGAAGSELGLACKSTAELAAAYGKVIDAYKLTKVDFDIEGAALPDTAANSRRAQAIAQLQKSHPGLDVAFTLPVMPEGLTQPGVDLVADAKKNGVAVSAVNIMAMDYGPAYSGDMGTYAIQAATATQAQIKGVLGLSDAAAWKAVAVTPMIGVNDVSTETFKVDDAAQLVEFAKSKGLGRLAMWSGARDKQCAGGAKNSADPTCSSVLQDPLAFTKAFAAYK, encoded by the coding sequence ATGACCCGCACTCACCGCCGCCGCGCGACCGGCAAGACGAAGGCCATCGGCGCCGTGGTCGCCGCGGCCGTCATCGGCGGCGCGGCCTTCGCGCTCACCGGCACCGCCCAGGCCGCCTCCGTCGGCGCCGCGTACACCAAGACCAGCAGCTGGGGCGGCGGCTACACCGGCCAGTACGTCGTCACCAACGACTCCGGCAAGGCCCTCGCCGACTGGACCCTGGAGTTCGACCTCCCGGCCGGGACCAAGCTCTCCTCCCTCTGGAACGGCGAGCAGACCGTCAAGGGGCAGCACGTCACCGTGAAGCCCGCCGCCTGGGACAAGAACGGACTCGCCCCCGGCGCCTCCGTCACCGTCGGCTTCGTCACGAACTCCACCGGCACCGCGGGCGACCCGACCGGCTGTCTCATCAACCAGGAGAAGTGCTCGGTCGACACCGGCGCCACCCCCGCCCCCACCGGCCGCCCGACCACCCAGCCGACCCCCACGGCCAAGCCCACCCCCACCTCGACCCCCACGAAGACCACCACCCCCCAGCCCCCCACCCCCGGCACCACGACCCGCTTCGCCCCCTACATCGACACCTCCCTCTACCCCGCGTACGACCTCGTCGACACCGCCACCAAGACCGGCGTGAAGGAGTTCCACCTCGCCTTCATCACCTCCGGTGGCGGCTGCAACCCGCTCTGGGGCGGGGTGAGCGACCTCAACAGCGACGCCGTCGCCGCGCAGATAGGCGCCCTGCGCGCCAAGGGCGGCGACGTGCGCGTCTCGTTCGGCGGCGCGGCCGGCTCCGAACTCGGCCTCGCCTGCAAGAGCACCGCCGAGCTCGCCGCCGCGTACGGCAAGGTCATCGACGCGTACAAGCTGACCAAGGTCGACTTCGACATCGAGGGCGCGGCCCTGCCGGACACCGCCGCCAACTCCCGCCGCGCGCAGGCCATCGCGCAGCTCCAGAAGTCCCACCCGGGTCTCGACGTGGCGTTCACGCTGCCCGTGATGCCGGAGGGTCTCACCCAGCCGGGCGTCGACCTCGTCGCCGACGCCAAGAAGAACGGCGTCGCCGTCTCGGCCGTCAACATCATGGCGATGGACTACGGCCCGGCGTACAGCGGTGACATGGGCACGTACGCCATCCAGGCCGCGACCGCCACCCAGGCCCAGATCAAGGGCGTCCTCGGGCTCTCCGACGCCGCCGCCTGGAAGGCCGTGGCCGTCACCCCGATGATCGGCGTCAACGACGTCAGCACCGAGACGTTCAAGGTCGACGACGCCGCCCAGCTGGTGGAGTTCGCCAAGTCGAAGGGGCTGGGCCGGCTCGCCATGTGGTCCGGCGCCCGGGACAAGCAGTGCGCGGGCGGCGCGAAGAACTCCGCCGACCCGACCTGCTCCTCCGTCCTCCAGGACCCGCTGGCCTTCACGAAGGCGTTCGCCGCCTACAAGTAG
- a CDS encoding LacI family DNA-binding transcriptional regulator, with protein MTAARTVRGRGAGRPTLEEVAARAGVGRGTVSRVINGSPRVSDRTRAAVEAAVAELGYVPNRAARALAANRTDAIALVVPETETRFFAEPYFSEVVRGVGQALAETEMQLLLTLVGSDRERRRLAQYLTGHRVDGVLLVGVHADDPLPELLEQLDMPVVISGPRSEEEPLASVDSDNFAGARAAVAHLVARGRRSIATITGPLDVYGARRRLDGYRAALAEAGLPAAAHLISPADFTEEGGRRAMTDLLDRAPGVDAVFAASDVMASGARQVLRERGRRVPEDVSLIGFDDSAIARHMDPPLTSVRQPIEEMGRAMAQLLLTQIAETEPSRPRLVLPTELVVRSST; from the coding sequence ATGACAGCAGCTCGCACGGTCCGGGGCCGTGGGGCCGGGCGGCCCACCCTTGAAGAGGTGGCGGCGCGTGCCGGGGTCGGCCGGGGCACGGTGTCACGGGTGATCAACGGCTCGCCCCGGGTCAGCGACCGTACCCGCGCGGCCGTCGAGGCGGCGGTCGCCGAGCTCGGTTACGTCCCCAACCGCGCGGCCCGCGCCCTGGCCGCCAACCGTACGGACGCGATCGCCCTGGTCGTCCCCGAGACGGAGACGCGCTTCTTCGCGGAGCCGTACTTCTCGGAGGTCGTCCGGGGGGTGGGCCAGGCGCTCGCGGAGACGGAGATGCAGCTCCTGCTGACCCTGGTGGGCAGCGACCGCGAGCGCCGCCGGCTCGCCCAGTACCTGACCGGCCACCGGGTCGACGGCGTCCTGCTGGTGGGCGTCCACGCCGACGACCCGCTGCCCGAGCTCCTGGAGCAGCTGGACATGCCGGTGGTGATCAGCGGCCCGCGCTCGGAGGAGGAGCCGCTGGCGTCGGTGGACTCGGACAACTTCGCCGGGGCGCGGGCGGCCGTGGCACACCTGGTGGCGCGCGGCCGCCGTTCGATAGCCACGATCACCGGGCCGCTGGACGTGTACGGGGCCCGCCGCCGCCTGGACGGCTACCGCGCCGCCCTCGCCGAGGCCGGTCTGCCCGCCGCCGCGCACCTGATATCCCCGGCGGACTTCACGGAGGAGGGCGGCCGCCGGGCGATGACGGACCTGCTGGACCGGGCCCCGGGGGTGGACGCGGTCTTCGCGGCCTCGGACGTGATGGCGTCGGGCGCCCGCCAGGTACTGCGCGAACGCGGCCGCCGCGTCCCCGAGGACGTCTCCCTCATCGGCTTCGACGACTCGGCGATAGCCCGCCACATGGACCCCCCGCTCACGAGCGTGCGCCAGCCGATCGAGGAGATGGGCCGGGCGATGGCCCAACTGCTCCTGACCCAGATAGCGGAAACCGAACCGTCGCGCCCGCGCCTGGTCCTGCCGACGGAGCTGGTGGTGCGGTCCTCGACGTGA
- a CDS encoding DUF6879 family protein, giving the protein MSLLFVGIDPNTGDKQSPTVWVDQKNKEIVFQGWKAGAELESECAACDVPGHAKGIPEGEAVVRIPARMAHWNHFAGDGSSTGEEITDDPAAARLCAAAFEEVWSRAVPHERYEIR; this is encoded by the coding sequence ATGTCGTTACTGTTCGTCGGAATCGACCCCAACACGGGAGACAAGCAGAGCCCGACCGTCTGGGTGGATCAGAAGAACAAGGAGATCGTCTTCCAGGGCTGGAAGGCGGGTGCGGAGCTTGAGTCGGAGTGCGCGGCGTGTGACGTGCCGGGCCACGCGAAGGGGATTCCCGAGGGGGAGGCCGTTGTGCGGATCCCGGCCAGGATGGCGCACTGGAACCATTTCGCCGGTGACGGCAGCTCGACGGGGGAGGAGATCACCGACGACCCGGCCGCGGCGCGGCTGTGCGCCGCCGCCTTCGAAGAAGTCTGGTCCAGGGCCGTTCCGCATGAGCGGTACGAGATCCGCTGA